From Toxorhynchites rutilus septentrionalis strain SRP chromosome 2, ASM2978413v1, whole genome shotgun sequence, a single genomic window includes:
- the LOC129767073 gene encoding uncharacterized protein LOC129767073: MSRRDRSRDAAQGNGLQQSCPLCHLPDSDEMVSCDDCERWYHFGCVGVNEDVANHDWSCQECINARVPAPQSPHPRASTDEPLPHLQSALPAPRHPTPPTSIMPVPSPRLHTPRTSNLPPTPRPRTPPASSMQRVVPPVAREVAVDPDLLNKLPDELRIQLLKEEEAIERKFLLRRYQLLLESSVHTVPTVQGTDNRIGLASNNVRDPPVSHSSPMNGHRRDILPFVSSMGRERNEANFVPHLREQLTYIPPSINNCTNFSAIDPPRTNQRSYIPTSNPPPAFHRPNATCFPPPRVDLPPHIPSSSIPNNYMRPNASAFAPYAGPPRHTAQGYYPFDSHDIPSAIGGTALLNRTQIAARHAVARDLPIFSGEPEEWPLFFATYENTTNLCGFSPEENMARLQKCLRGKALEAVKCQLLHPTNVEQVLSTLRMLFGRPEIIVHSLLQKISGIPAPKAERLATLVDFALAVRNMVATVKACELEEHLCNLTLLHNLVERLPPMIRLNWATHRQSLQLVTLSDFSDWLYKLAEAASMVTMPPFSAPIDNKVRRGRKDDGYLNAHIESVPKSKQYEVTRNRCIICNGSCGDVETCKRFLSMNLSARWDALREHKLCRSCLGSHRGPCKTGKSCGKNGCEYKHHQLMHNDAKNKSIPSTSSHFKGRTQVPQDAVAGRSQDTNSCNTHREGCEAVIFQYVPVTLYNNNVELRTYAFLDSGSSLTLMEEGLAKELNLEGEKHPLCLRWTADTCRYENNAMRVSFDISGTRGGSPKCNLTDVYTVKELKLPSQSLSVHELSQKYSHLDGLPIESYKNIQPKLLIGINNLRVVHSLESREGESNEPVAIKTRLGWTIYGMCSFKDGQVSKITPYNYHICFHSYESDEMLHETVKQFFALDSLGICAPQNHLHSKEDERALEKLRDVTTLKNGRYQVGLLWKYDNVRLPNNHSMVLRRHRCLTKRMEREPELAGTLRSKMADYERKGYIRKLTSEESRRTGDRTWYLPIFPVFNPNKPGKVRIVFDAAASFGGVSLNSVLMKGPDQLNDLPPVLYKFRERLIGLGGDVAEMFHQLRTNSEDEDSQRIVWCANEHTMEPCDFVMQVVTFGATCSPSTALFVLNENATRFASKYPAAVDAIRHRHYVDDMLTSVDTEEQAIKLANEVRYVHQQGGFHMRNWVSNSQAVLKGLGETSKQEKSMESELSSDLALEKVLGMWWSTTTDVFRYKLCADRNRELLNGTKNPTKRDMLRTLMAIYDPLGLIAHYLMYLKVLLQEVWRAKTGWDDEIEEKQLVKWRTWLRILPELESVEIPRCYYRAESNIDEARIELHTFVDASEIGYAAVSYFRFRTNGNIHCALVGSKTRVAPLKFVSIPRLELQAAVIGARLANSIMAGHSIKIERRYFWTDARDVICWLQSDHRRYSNFVAFRVGEILEATDISEWRWLGTKVNVADDGTKWKNKPDLSSTSRWFNGPPFLWEHEGEWPKSSLNGIETVEEIRSSMLHHTVGRVRTILLPQNFSSWNRLRRVTAFVQRFVDNIRLKKGGQQSKIGPLTREELFEAEVLHIKRAQEDGFANELVILAVADRRLDKKSSLYKVNPFVDEQGVMRIRSRLGECDFLEENNRYPIVLPRDHPVTLLVVHDVHLRYHHQCHETCVNEVRKRFHIPRVRAVYHRVRRACQFCKLQSATPAPPAMAPLPKARLAAFVRPFSYVGVDFFGPFLVCVGRHHEKRRVDHRLNEYENRGMLLDEQTVARKEHVENKE; the protein is encoded by the exons ATGTCACGAAGAGATCGATCAAGAGATGCAGCACAGGGAAACGGTCTGCAGCAGTCCTGCCCGCTCTGCCACTTGCCAGATTCCGACGAAATGGTCAGCTGTGACGACTGTGAGCGTTGGTATCACTTCGGCTGCGTCGGAGTGAACGAAGATGTAGCCAATCATGATTGGAGCTGCCAGGAATGCATCAATGCCAGAGTTCCTGCTCCACAATCGCCGCATCCGAGAGCTTCCACAGATGAGCCATTACCACACCTTCAGTCAGCATTACCAGCCCCTCGTCATCCCACGCCACCAACGTCGATCATGCCAGTGCCTTCACCACGTCTTCACACTCCACGAACGTCAAATTTACCACCCACTCCACGCCCACGCACTCCACCAGCTTCGAGTATGCAACGTGTTGTGCCACCAGTTGCCAGAGAGGTAGCGGTCGATCCCGATTTGCTGAACAAGCTTCCTGATGAGCTTCGTATCCAGTtgttaaaagaagaagaagccatcgAGCGAAAGTTTCTGTTACGTAGGTACCAGCTTTTGCTAGAATCATCAGTGCATACAGTTCCAACTGTTCAGGGAACCGACAATAGAATAGGTTTAGCGAGTAATAATGTTAGAGATCCTCCTGTTTCTCATTCGTCACCAATGAATGGTCACCGCCGCGATATTTTACCGTTTGTTTCATCTATGGGGCGAGAGCGTAATGAGGCAAATTTCGTTCCACATTTAAGAGAACAACTAACGTATATTCCACCATCAATCAATAATTGTACTAATTTCTCGGCGATTGATCCTCCTCGAACAAACCAACGGTCGTATATTCCGACATCTAATCCACCACCAGCCTTTCACCGACCGAATGCAACGTGCTTTCCGCCGCCTCGTGTCGATCTGCCTCCGCATATTCCGTCATCCTCTATACCGAATAATTATATGCGCCCGAATGCATCCGCATTTGCACCATATGCTGGCCCTCCGCGTCATACTGCTCAAGGATATTACCCGTTCGATTCTCACGACATTCCCTCCGCCATAGGAGGAACGGCGCTGCTAAATAGAACCCAAATCGCCGCACGTCATGCAGTCGCTAGGGACTTACCAATATTCAGCGGTGAGCCGGAAGAGTGGCCGCTGTTTTTCGCTACGTATGAGAACACAACGAACCTGTGTGGATTTTCGCCCGAGGAGAATATGGCCCGTCTACAGAAATGTCTAAGAGGCAAAGCCTTAGAAGCGGTTAAATGTCAGCTGTTACATCCAACTAATGTGGAACAGGTTCTCTCCACCTTGAGAATGCTTTTCGGTCGTCCTGAAATTATTGTTCATTCGTTACTCCAGAAGATAAGTGGTATTCCAGCACCCAAAGCGGAGCGGCTGGCTACACTTGTCGATTTTGCGCTAGCCGTTCGCAATATGGTAGCTACCGTGAAAGCCTGTGAGTTAGAGGAGCATCTTTGTAATTTAACTCTTTTGCACAATCTGGTTGAACGTCTCCCCCCAATGATTCGTTTAAACTGGGCGACCCATCGTCAGTCTCTACAATTGGTAACGTTATCCGACTTTAGCGATTGGTTGTATAAGTTGGCAGAAGCAGCAAGTATGGTAACGATGCCACCGTTCTCGGCACCCATCGACAACAAAGTTCGCCGTGGAAGGAAGGATGATGGATACTTGAATGCGCATATCGAATCAGTTCCTAAAtccaaacaatatgaagtaacaAGAAATCGATGTATCATCTGCAATGGTAGTTGTGGGGATGTAGAAACATGTAAGCGTTTCCTTTCGATGAATTTATCTGCCCGTTGGGATGCACTCCGGGAACACAAATTATGTCGTAGTTGTCTGGGGAGTCATCGTGGTCCATGTAAAACCGGAAAGTCATGTGGGAAGAATGGCTGCGAGTACAAGCACCATCAGCTTATGCATAACGATGCCAAGAATAAGTCGATACCATCAACCTCGTCGCATTTTAAAGGGAGAACTCAAGTTCCACAAGACGCTGTTGCTGGTCGTTCCCAGGATACTAATTCATGTAACACTCATCGTGAAGGATGCGAAGCTGTTATATTCCAGTACGTTCCTGTTACGTTGTACAACAACAATGTCGAGTTGCGCACATATGCCTTTTTAGACAGTGGATCCTCTCTCACACTGATGGAGGAAGGTTTGGCAAAGGAGCTGAATTTGGAAGGCGAAAAGCACCCATTATGTTTACGCTGGACGGCTGACACTTGTCGGTACGAGAATAATGCTATGCGTGTTTCCTTCGACATTTCCGGTACGCGCGGTGGAAGTCCCAAATGCAATTTGACGGATGTCTACACCGTTAAGGAACTGAAGCTTCCGTCACAATCTCTGTCCGTTCACGAGCTCTCCCAAAAGTATTCTCATCTTGATGGGTTGCCGATAGAATCCTACAAAAACATCCAACCTAAGTTACTGATTGGCATTAACAATTTACGTGTTGTACATTCATTGGAGAGTCGTGAAGGGGAGTCAAATGAACCCGTAGCAATAAAGACACGCCTTGGATGGACGATTTATGGGATGTGCTCGTTCAAAGATGGCCAGGTGTCGAAAATTACTCCATATAACTATCATATCTGCTTCCACTCTTATGAATCGGATGAAATGTTGCACGAGACGgtcaaacaattctttgctctcgACAGTTTGGGAATATGCGCCCCACAGAACCACCTTCATTCCAAGGAGGACGAACGAGCTttggagaaactgcgtgatgTTACAACTTTGAAGAACGGGCGCTATCAAGTGGGCTTGCTCTGGAAATATGACAACGTACGATTACCCAACAACCACTCCATGGTGTTGAGACGCCATCGTTGCTTGACGAAAAGAATGGAACGCGAGCCCGAATTAGCAGGGACATTGCGGtcaaaaatggcggactacgaGCGAAAGGGCTATATCCGTAAGCTCACATCTGAAGAGAGCCGAAGGACCGGAGATCGGACATGGTACCTGCCGATATTCCCGGTATTTAATCCCAACAAACCTGGGAAAGTTCGCATTGTCTTCGATGCGGCCGCCTCCTTCGGAGGTGTATCTCTGAATTCTGTTCTGATGAAAGGCCCAGATCAGCTGAATGATCTGCCGCCCGTGCTGTATAAGTTCCGAGAGCGTTTGATAGGTCTAGGAGGCGACGTGGCGGAGATGTTTCATCAGCTGAGAACAAATTCTGAAGATGAAGATAGTCAGCGTATCGTGTGGTGTGCCAATGAACACACAATGGAGCCATGCGACTTTGTTATGCAGGTCGTGACTTTCGGTGCTACGTGCTCACCCAGCACGGCACTGTTCGTGTTAAACGAAAACGCAACTCGGTTTGCCAGCAAGTATCCCGCCGCCGTCGACGCCATCCGCCACCGGCACTATGTTGATGACATGCTGACAAGCGTGGACACGGAGGAGCAAGCGATCAAATTGGCGAACGAGGTCCGATACGTCCATCAGCAGGGCGGATTTCACATGAGGAACTGGGTCTCTAATTCACAGGCCGTGTTGAAAGGCTTAGGCGAGACCTCAAAGCAAGAAAAATCGATGGAAAGCGAGCTGAGCTCCGATCTAGCATTGGAGAAGGTTCTCGGCATGTGGTGGAGCACTACGACGGATGTTTTCCGATATAAGCTTTGCGCAGATCGCAACAGGGAGCTTCTGAACGGAACCAAAAACCCAACCAAACGGGACATGCTCCGTACGCTGATGGCCATCTACGATCCTTTGGGTTTAATAGCGCACTATCTAATGTACCTAAAGGTTCTCTTACAAGAGGTCTGGAGAGCAAAAACAGGATGGGACGATGAAATCGAAGAAAAGCAGCTTGTAAAATGGCGTACATGGTTGCGCATCTTGCCGGAACTCGAGTCCGTGGAAATTCCCCGTTGTTACTATCGGGCAGAGTCAAATATTGACGAAGCGAGGATTGAGCTTCACACGTTCGTCGATGCTAGTGAGATTGGGTACGCAGCAGTCTCCTACTTCCGTTTCAGAACGAACGGAAACATTCACTGTGCGCTCGTCGGAAGCAAGACCCGAGTGGCACCTCTCAAGTTCGTCTCCATTCCCCGCTTGGAGCTCCAAGCGGCGGTTATCGGAGCACGCTTGGCTAACAGTATCATGGCGGGCCATTCTATAAAGATCGAACGTCGGTATTTTTGGACAGACGCTCGAGACGTTATTTGCTGGCTTCAATCAGATCACCGGCGGTATTCAAATTTCGTAGCATTTCGCGTGGGGGAAATCTTGGAAGCGACAGATATTTCAGAGTGGAGATGGCTGGGTACAAAGGTGAACGTGGCCGACGATGGCACGAAATGGAAGAATAAACCGGATCTTTCGTCAACCAGTCGTTGGTTCAATGGACCTCCGTTCTTATGGGAACACGAAGGCGAGTGGCCGAAATCGTCGCTGAATGGTATAGAAACCGTCGAGGAAATTCGTTCGAGCATGTTACACCATACCGTAGGAAGGGTGCGCACCATTCTACTACCGCAGAATTTCTCTTCCTGGAACCGTCTGCGACGTGTTACAGCCTTTGTTCAACGTTTCGTCGATAACATTCGGTTGAAAAAAGGTGGCCAACAGTCGAAAATCGGACCACTGACACGAGAGGAACTGTTCGAAGCGGAGGTGCTCCACATAAAGCGAGCGCAGGAGGATGGCTTTGCAAACGAACTCGTAATCCTTGCAGTAGCAGATCGTCGCCTCGATAAGAAGAGTAGTCTATACAAAGTAAATCCGTTCGTCGACGAACAGGGTGTGATGCGGATTCGCAGCCGGTTGGGTGAATGTGACTTCTTGGAGGAGAACAACAGGTATCCTATCGTGCTCCCTCGGGATCATCCTGTCACGTTGCTAGTCGTGCATGATGTTCACTTACGATATCACCATCAATGTCACGAAACATGCGTGAACGAAGTGCGCAAAAGATTCCACATTCCACGAGTTCGAGCTGTTTACCATCGGGTTAGACGGGCGTGCCAGTTTTGTAAGCTGCAGAGCGCCACTCCTGCACCACCGGCGATGGCTCCTCTTCCGAAGGCTAGGTTGGCTGCATTTGTACGCCCGTTTTCTTATGTTGGCGTCGACTTCTTCGGACCATTCCTTGTATGCGTTGGTCGTCATcatgaaaaaagacgggtgg ATCACAGATTGAATGAGTACGAAAATCGGGGCATGTTACTAGATGAGCAAACAGTAGCCCGCAAAGAACATGTGGAGAATAAGGAGTAA
- the LOC129768521 gene encoding peflin, with amino-acid sequence MAYQGGYPGQQYGGYGPNQGGYGGAGQSGGYGGYGAPPQPGVRPEIQNVFRSVDKDNSGKINNKELQLALINGRGDHFSDTACTLMIGMFDRDRSGTIDVYEFEKLYNYINQWLQIFKTYDQDSSGHIEESELAQALSQMGFRFSPQFIQFLMAKNDPVNRKEISVDQFIVTCVQIQRFTEAFRARDTEQKGVITIGFEDFLNVALTTST; translated from the exons ATGGCTTATCAG GGTGGATATCCTGGTCAACAGTATGGAGGCTATGGCCCAAACCAGGGCGGTTACGGTGGCGCAGGTCAATCGGGTGGCTATGGGGGTTATGGTGCTCCCCCGCAACCTGGCGTGAGACCTGAGATCCAGAACGTATTCCGTAGCGTGGACAAAGATAATTCCGGCAAAATTAATAATAAGGAACTTCAGCTGGCACTGATCAACGGTCGTGGCGATCACTTCTCGGATACTGCTTGCACTTTGATGATTG GAATGTTCGATCGTGATCGCAGTGGCACAATTGATGTGTATGAATTTGAGAAATTGTATAATTATATCAATCAGTGGCTTCAGATTTTTAAAACTTACGATCAGGACTCATCCGGTCATATTGAGGAATCCGAACTTGCGCAAG CATTGTCTCAGATGGGTTTCCGTTTTTCGCCACAATTTATTCAATTCTTGATGGCCAAAAACGATCCGGTCAACCGCAAGGAGATTTCTGTTGACCAATTCATTGTTACGTGTGTGCAAATTCAACGCTTCACAGAGGCCTTCCGCGCGCGGGATACGGAGCAGAAAGGAGTCATTACGATTGGGTTCGAGGACTTCCTCAACGTGGCCCTGACGACGTCTACATGA
- the LOC129769598 gene encoding potential E3 ubiquitin-protein ligase ariadne-2-like, producing METNSKKMSDCDSDTKTTSDDDYELNDSFCSDIEEDGETDNVEPKTPDPEHFEYECLNEEETDHFLNETAVGLSEHLPISPSSTKVLLQQNKWNAADVLEKFYNNASNHAVSERIEAATTAIASMSISSAPTMIQQNDESGENASSNGEPEIVTPSHTCPVCTDVQAVEKFHSLPCQHSFCQDCWTMHFSIQIKQGITTKIGCMEQQCKIRAPEDFVLNLLDEPTRERYQRFAFVEYVKSHPELRFCTGPNCKIIIRSTDISAKKATCNSCKSAFCFKCGSIYHAPMGCQMLREWLAKCEEHENAPKFKFTHKTCKYCPKCHVSIEKIGGCNLMICSNCGCYFCWLCTKSLESHVMGPFTCSRYNEIFNINHKTMHIHNEMLRKFLHYYNRWRSHSKSLQQEQQTLNILTARINEEVAKTRKPLSDWQYLFDGAALLANCRYTLQYTYPYAYYMETGPRKDLFEYQQSQLEAEIENLSWKIEHSETANRADFEKQMIIAEKRRTILLKDFFANDE from the coding sequence ATGGAAAccaattcgaaaaagatgtcgGACTGTGATTCAGATACGAAAACTACGTCGGATGACGATTATGAGCTCAATGATTCCTTCTGTTCAGACATAGAGGAAGACGGTGAGACCGACAATGTGGAACCGAAAACCCCCGATCCTGAGCATTTCGAGTACGAGTGCCTCAATGAGGAGGAAACCGATCATTTCCTTAACGAAACTGCTGTGGGGCTCAGTGAGCATCTGCCAATCAGTCCATCCTCGACGAAGGTGCTGCTGCAGCAGAATAAATGGAATGCCGCCGACGTTTTGGAAAAGTTTTACAACAACGCATCAAATCATGCGGTCAGCGAACGCATCGAAGCAGCAACAACGGCAATTGCATCCATGTCCATCTCATCGGCCCCCACGATGATACAGCAAAATGATGAGAGCGGAGAAAATGCTTCATCCAATGGTGAACCGGAAATCGTCACACCATCTCATACCTGCCCTGTATGCACTGACGTCCAAGCGGTGGAGAAGTTTCATAGTCTTCCATGCCAACACTCGTTTTGTCAAGACTGTTGGACGATGCATTTCTCAATTCAAATTAAGCAAGGAATAACAACCAAAATCGGTTGCATGGAGCAGCAATGCAAAATTCGCGCACCGGAAGACTTTGTACTCAACCTGCTGGATGAGCCGACGCGTGAGCGATATCAGCGGTTTGCTTTTGTCGAATACGTGAAATCACACCCGGAGCTGCGGTTTTGTACCGGTCCCAACTGCAAGATTATTATACGCAGCACGGATATAAGTGCCAAAAAGGCTACTTGCAATTCCTGCAAATCTgcattctgtttcaaatgtggaTCAATTTATCATGCCCCCATGGGTTGTCAAATGCTTCGCGAGTGGCTCGCAAAATGTGAAGAACATGAGAATGCACCAAAGTTTAAATTCACCCACAAAACCTGCAAATACTGCCCCAAGTgtcacgtatccattgaaaaaaTCGGTGGCTGTAATTTAATGATTTGTTCCAACTGTGGCTGCTATTTTTGTTGGTTATGCACAAAGAGCTTGGAATCACACGTCATGGGACCGTTTACGTGTTCCCGATACAATGAGATTTTTAATATCAATCACAAAACGATGCACATCCATAATGAAATGTTAAGAAAATTCCTCCACTACTATAACCGTTGGAGGAGTCATTCAAAGTCGCTCCAACAGGAACAGCAAACATTGAATATCCTTACGGCTCGTATCAACGAGGAAGTGGCGAAGACTCGCAAACCCCTGAGCGATTGGCAGTATCTATTTGATGGTGCTGCTCTGCTCGCTAACTGTAGGTATACACTCCAATACACCTACCCTTACGCTTACTACATGGAAACTGGTCCGCGGAAGGATCTCTTTGAGTACCAACAGAGTCAACTCGAGGCGGAGATTGAAAATTTGTCGTGGAAAATTGAACATTCGGAAACGGCAAACCGCGCTGATTTCGAGAAACAAATGATCATTGCTGAGAAGCGGAGGACCATATTGCTGAAAGATTTCTTCGCAAACGACGAGTGA